From the genome of Muricauda sp. SCSIO 64092, one region includes:
- a CDS encoding PorP/SprF family type IX secretion system membrane protein, translated as MLRYFLLFVFGSISFTCVAQNVELPTDFRQHNLNQINSSLFNPTFSLDRNLPRSLALWSRWQWQSIDGDPTTLFVNYTQKLNESLAGGLGFFQHNTGIYLQTGLNLNVAWAGSLGDNTTIYLGVNIFSFDQKLADEQLVLLPESELQSINTENSFFTQISPGLRLTSKTFSAGIAVQNAVSLALSGPDDPESNSSVIGFISNDFPFQLWGNPTFFRPQLYLNAISGFDTQVGINALLGHPQFWVQGGYNNFYGPSLGLGVTLAKKIAIGGLLEFPTDNEISEEDPTFELTISYLIGKQTFAKKPQLEEEPLLEEKTPVKEKTKPSKENKTVDNIEDTKKAPEVTPKRPSRRQLRLQEERRQDSIDRALIAANAARKEKNRLDSIARVREEQRRIQAKQDSVATAKSKEMALLREKARQDSIAQVELNKDVVLLPNERYEEVAKEDGLEPGFYLIANVFGTKRYYENFMKTLKGRGLSPGSFYRNVNGYNYVYLQRYNSINEARKARDSKFNGKYQDKLWIFRIR; from the coding sequence ATGTTGCGGTATTTTTTGCTTTTTGTTTTTGGATCAATTTCATTCACCTGTGTTGCCCAAAATGTGGAGCTGCCAACAGATTTTAGACAGCATAATCTCAACCAAATCAATTCCAGTTTGTTCAACCCCACATTTTCACTGGATAGGAACCTTCCACGGTCCTTGGCCCTCTGGTCCCGATGGCAGTGGCAAAGTATTGATGGAGATCCAACAACCCTATTTGTGAATTATACCCAAAAACTCAATGAGAGCCTTGCAGGAGGTCTTGGTTTTTTCCAGCACAATACAGGGATATACCTACAGACGGGGCTCAATCTAAATGTGGCATGGGCGGGTTCTTTGGGTGATAATACGACCATCTACCTTGGGGTGAACATTTTTTCATTCGACCAAAAACTCGCCGATGAACAATTGGTTCTTTTACCCGAAAGTGAATTGCAATCCATCAATACCGAAAACAGTTTTTTCACCCAAATATCACCCGGGTTACGATTGACCAGTAAGACGTTCAGTGCGGGAATTGCTGTCCAAAATGCGGTGTCCCTTGCCCTAAGCGGACCAGACGATCCCGAAAGCAATAGTTCCGTTATAGGATTTATCAGTAATGATTTCCCTTTTCAGCTATGGGGTAACCCCACGTTCTTTAGACCCCAACTGTATTTGAATGCCATTTCGGGTTTTGATACCCAGGTAGGGATCAATGCCCTGCTGGGACATCCCCAATTTTGGGTGCAGGGGGGGTACAATAATTTTTATGGGCCCTCTTTGGGATTGGGCGTTACTTTGGCAAAAAAAATAGCGATAGGGGGACTTTTGGAATTTCCCACGGATAATGAAATTTCGGAAGAAGACCCCACTTTTGAGTTAACGATCTCTTATTTGATTGGCAAACAAACTTTTGCAAAAAAGCCCCAATTGGAAGAGGAGCCATTGTTGGAAGAAAAGACGCCGGTCAAGGAGAAAACCAAACCCAGCAAGGAGAATAAAACGGTGGACAATATAGAGGATACAAAAAAAGCGCCCGAAGTTACCCCTAAAAGACCCTCGAGAAGACAGCTGCGACTTCAAGAAGAAAGAAGACAGGACTCCATTGATCGGGCTCTAATTGCGGCAAACGCGGCCAGAAAGGAAAAAAATCGGCTGGACAGTATTGCCCGAGTCAGGGAGGAACAAAGACGTATACAGGCCAAACAGGATTCCGTTGCCACGGCAAAATCCAAGGAAATGGCACTTTTAAGGGAAAAAGCCAGACAGGACAGTATTGCTCAAGTCGAGCTCAATAAAGATGTGGTTCTGCTCCCTAATGAGCGGTATGAGGAAGTTGCCAAGGAGGATGGTCTGGAACCCGGATTTTATTTGATCGCCAACGTGTTCGGTACCAAAAGGTATTATGAGAATTTCATGAAAACCTTGAAGGGTAGGGGGTTAAGCCCAGGTTCATTTTATCGGAACGTCAATGGGTATAACTATGTCTATTTACAGCGATATAATTCCATTAATGAGGCGAGAAAGGCAAGGGACAGCAAGTTCAATGGTAAATACCAGGATAAACTTTGGATTTTTAGGATACGCTAA